In Hydrogenimonas thermophila, the genomic stretch GCCAAGTATACTTCTCTTCGTATAACTCTATCTAGTGTTCTATTATTACCGGTTATGATTACATCTTTAATATATACTTTATTTCCAGGAATTACCATATAGTTCAAAACAACTTTATGGTTCTTTGGATCTTTTTTAAAGTCAGGGATTACACGTACATATGCATACCCTATATCTGCAATCTTTTTCTTGATGTTTTCCATATCTTTGCGCATCTGCTCAATATCAAACACTTCACCCTTACGAAGCTTCAAATCCTCTTCAAGTGTTTTAACATCAATAACAGGATCTTCTAAAACTATTTTAATATCTTTAACCTCATAAACAGGTCCCTCAGTAATTTTATAATCCAAAATGGCACTGTACCGATTAAAATCTACTCTTAGCAAAGGATCATCAATTTGAGCATCTAAATATCCATGCCTCATATAAAAATCTCGAATACGTGGAGCATCATACTGTAGTTGGTCTATTTTAACTTTTCCATCATTAAATCCCCACAACCAACCCATAAAGTCGCGCTCTTTATTTGCCATTACAGACTCAAGATCACCTTTACTAAAACTTTTTGCTCCACAAAGATTTAATTTTTCAATAATGATATTTTCACCTTTATTGACTGCAAACTCTATTTTGACACTTCCATTTTTAAGTGGTTTGGTATCTACTTCTACAACGGTATCAAAATATCCTTCTTGTTCAACTATCCCAAGAAGAGTAGCTTTAGCTTTTTCTATACGCTCTTCATCATAGATATCACCTTTTTTCAAGCCAATTTGTGACAATATCTCATCTTTTTTATTTTCACCATAACCACTCAACTCAACCTGCGATATTACAGGCTTCTCAGTAAAATGAAACGTTAAAACACCTCGCTCTTCAGTAACCCATATATCTTTAAAATATTTTTGCGCATATAGCTTTTTAATAGCTTGGTCTACTTTCTCAATATCTATATCTTCACCAATTTGCATATCAATGATCTCTTTAGCAATATCTGGTGACAAATGTATTAAACCATCAAATTTTATTGATTTTATCTCTTGCGCTTGTAGTAAAACAGTAGTAAGTAGTGTAGCGTGAAGCAAACGTTTCATAGTGTTATTTTCCTCTAAAAACAGTACATAATCTTAAAAACTGTAAAGTCTATCATCTTTTGGATTAAACTCTATTAAACCGAGCTTTAGATAAAATCCGGCATCAAATTTACAAAAAGGTCTCTAAATGGTAGTAGGAATTGTAGGACTCGGTTTAATGGGCGGTTCTATGGGACTTGCTGTAAAAAATTTAGAATTTATTGACAAAGTTGTAGGTATTGATCATAATCAGTCACACTGCGAAAGTGCCGTTTCACTCAATTTAGTAGATGAAATAGTAGACTTGGAAGGGCTTAAACAGAGTGATGTTATCTTTTTGGCAATACCAGTTGAGGGAATTATAAACTCTTTAAAAAATCTTATTGATATACCGCCTAATACTACAATCATAGACCTTGGAAGCACAAAAGCAAAAATTGTAGAAAATATTCCTACTCAAATTCGCAAAAATTTTGTAGCAGCTCACCCAATGACAGGTACAGAGAAGTTTGGTCCAACTGCCGCCTTAAAAAATCTATACAAAGATAAAATTGTTGTGCTTTGCAATTTAGATGAGAGTGGTGAACATCAGCGTAATACTGCCTGGAGAATATTTGAAGAGATAGGTATGAAGATAGTAACTATGGATGCAAAAGAGCATGATAGGCACGCAGCTTACATTAGCCATCTTCCACATGCAATTAGTTATGCTCTTGCCAATGCGGTAATGGCACAAGAGGATGCCAAAAACATACTTATCTTAGCAGCAGGCGGTTTTAGAGATATGAGCCGTCTTGCAAAGAGTTCACCAGTTATGTGGGAAGAGATTTTTAAACAGAATAAGAAAAATCTCTTGGAAGCAATGGATCATTTTGAAGAGGAGTTAAAACGGTGCAGAGAGCTCATCAACAATGAAGAGTGGGAGTCTCTTCATAATTGGATGAAAGATGCTAACAAATTGCACGATATTCTATAATTTAAAATTTCTAAAAATTCCTTTAATAGACTCTTGCAAATCTGCTGGATAGACAATCAATTTACTATTTTCAGATTTTGAGAGCTTTCTTAAAGTGCTAATATATCTATCTCCTAACAAGAACATTGCACCTACCGGCTCTCCCTTGATGGATGATGTAATACTATTTATAGCCTCTGCTGAAGCTTCTGCTAATCTTATTTGAGCTAAAGCCTCTCGTCTGGCAGACTCAAGCTTTCCATCTGCATCAAGAATCATAGCATTTTTTCTACCTTCCGCTATTGTCTCTATAGCTCTTCTTTCACGCTCTGCTGCAGCCTGTTGCTCCATAGCCTGTTTCATTGTTGAACTAGGAATGATGTCTTGCAACTCAACAGTTTTAACAGTAATTCCCCAGTCAGCTACATTATCTACTATCTGATCTCTAAGTCTTGTCTTTATCATTTCACGATTGGAAAGAGCCTCATCAAGTTTCATTTCACCTATAATTGAACGAAGCGTTGTCATGATAATATGACGTATAGCCAATTTAAAATCTTCAACACCATAAAGAGCTTTTACCGGATCTGTAATCTTCATAAAAGCTACTGCATTGGCTATAATTACAGCATTATCTTTTGTAATTACCTCCTGTTTTGCAACATCTAAAATTATATCTCTTGTTGTTATCTTATCTCTAATCGAATCGATAAACGGAATTATAATATTCAAACCAGGTTTAATCACTTTTTTAAATTTGCCAAGTCTCTCGACAACCCACTCTTCACCTTGCGGCACTATTCTAACACTAAACAGCACTACTACAAAGAGTGCTACTACAAGTGCAATTGCTATTGAAAATTGAGGCATTCTACTCTCCTTCTATTTTAAAAACTTTAACTATCTGTCCATAAACTTTAGACACCTTGATCTTATCGCCAACAGATAGTTTTTCTCTATTTTGAGATTCAACTATCCAGATTCTGTCACCCAGTATAGGAAGTTCAAAATGGGCTCTAAATCGTCCATCATTAAGATCTTCAGTAATTACTCCAGAGGTATTTTTATACTCCCCTTCAGACTGCCCTACTCTTGAGACTATCTCATCTCTTTTAAAAAACTTCAACCAGCTTCCGAGTAGAAGTGCTGAAAATATTGCCCATAAAAAGAGCTCATTTGTAAATGTTGTCTGAAATATATAGTCAATACTCCCAACAATTACTGCCGCTATACCAAACCAGATTATGATAAAACTTGGCAGTATTATCTCAGATGCTATTAACACTATACCAAGAACAATCCAGTGCCACCAAAAGATATTTTCAGCAAAATACTCCATCTCCTACCTTTCAAAATTTCGGCAGGATAACACACAAAAGTAAAAATAGATTGCACGATAATTTAGTTTTTATATCTTTTCATTAACTTTTCAAACTCTTTTTTATCGCCTTTGGAGATATTGTAGTCAGGTGAAGAGAATCTCTCTGCCAGATCATATGCCTCTTTGGAAACTTGAAGATAAGGCAAAAGCTGTTGTAGCATATCTTGCTTTTTGCTTGGTTTAGAACTATTTTTATCTAAATTTATAACACCTTTTAATCTCATCAGAAGATACATAAAACCCATACCAGCTAAAAATGGAATCAATAGATAAAAAAGCGACATTTCCCTCTCTTCCTTAAACTGTTTCACTGATTCAACTTTATTAAGATTGCTTTTTTGCTGAATAGAATCACCTATGACCTCTACTTCTATAGGTTTGGTTTTTACCTCTTTAACTCTTTCTATTTTTGGATCAAAATATTTCAAACTAAAAGATGGAATTACAAAAGATTTCTCTGCAATCAAAACATACTCTCTCTCCCAACTGCCGCTATATATACCACGGCTGTAACTCTGCTCTAAATTAGGCTCTTCACTATAAATAGTTACCCCATTAATATGCAACGCTGGAAGATTAAAATCCTCTATATTCCCTTCAGCTTCAACACGTACAACAAGCTTTACCGGCTTACCTGCTTCTACCCTTTTAGGTTCTGCTTGTACTATAAGCTTAAAATTGCCTATCAGGTTTACATTTTGCGACAACGGTTTTACAGTCAGTTTCAAAGAAGATGATGCAATAGTAAACCACTTTGGCTTACGAACAATAAACCCAAAAGCATCACGCATCTTTTTAGCAACTGCTACCTTTACTTCAGCAGGTCCAATCGTTAGTTCACCAGCCTTTTGCGGAAAAAATAGATAGTGAATCTCGTGAACAAGATAGTCACCTTCAGGATAAAGCTTCTCTTTTCCAACTCTCTTTACCCAAAAATCTTCAAACTTAATGGGTACAAAGTCAACATTCATAACAGGAACATTTCTTTTCTCTTTAAAAAGCACTTTTACATCTACCATCTGACCAATATAGGCTTCAGCTCTGTCTGCAATAATCTGAATAGAAAAATCATTTGTGTGTTGTTGGCTATTTGTCTTAACTTGAACAAATATAGGCTCTGTGACTGCTTTTTTACCATCTACGAAAACGTCAAATGATGGTATAGTTACACTCTTTTTTGGAGTAAATGCATAGAGCTTAATCCATCTTACAATATTATGATTATCTTCAAATCTCTCTAAACGCTGACTCCCCTCAGCAGTTACTCTATACTCACCAATTTTTTCTATTTTTGGAAATTGAACCTGTTCACCTTCAGCCTCAATAGCAAATTCAACCGATTCACCAGCTATAATAGGATTTTCATCAATACTAGCTTTTACTCCTGCACCAAACAAAAAAGAAGAAAATATAAATAAAATAATTAAACTACCACGGATTAACATTTTCTTTACTCTCAGGTGGTGTAAGCGGATATAGTTTTGACTTTAAAGGCTGATTTTCTATAAGTTGCATCCACTTCTTCTCTTCTGCTTGACTTAACTCTCTCTTTTTTACTCTATTTTTTAAAGCTCCTGGTTTACTACTGTTCTCTTTTGAAACTGAAGCTTCTGATGAACTCTTGTTTCTATTTTTCTCTTTATTTTTGCCTTTGTATGAAGATTTTTTATCTTGCTTTTTTTTCTCTTTAAGTGCTTTTAAAACTAAAGCTAAATTAGCCTTTGCATCCTCATCATTACCAAGCTTTAAAACCTTTTGATAAAACAGAGCAGCCTTTTCAAGCTCTCCTAATTTCACATAGCAGTTTGCCATATTATATAATTTTGCTTTTTCTATTTTCAAATCTTTGGTAACAACCTTAGAATATGCATTTAACGCCATTTTGTATCTGCCGCTTTTATAGTAGCTATTACCAAGGTTAAACCATACTTCACTTCTGGGATTGTGAATTGACAACTCTTCAAAAGCTTTTACACTTCTTTTATAATCACCCTCTTTATAAGTCTTTTTGCCATCTTCAATTAACTGAAAATCTAGTATACCTGCATCAACTTTTTGATAAGACAAAGAGATAAAAAAGAGTAAAAGAGCAGATTGACTGCCACGCCCAATTGAGTATATACCAAACGGTAAAATTAAAAGTGCTAGTGCGAGAGGATAGTAAAAGAGTTGAATTCTTTTGTTTACAACCTTTTCATATGTTTTCGATACATTGGAAAGTTGTTTTAAATACTCCTCAATTTTCTTTTCATCTCTTTGTGAAATTGTAGCTTCTACATAAAGTCCGTCACACTCATCTGCAACTCTTTTTAGTCTTCTATTTGCTTTGCTTAAAACTAAATCTTTAGATTTTTTAGAAAATTTTTCCATAGGCAAAGGTGCACCTTTTTGTGTTGCAACCATCCAGATAATTGGACGAACACTCTCTTTTTTTAGCAAGCTTACAATGGGGTCAATATTTTCTACATCTCCTCCGTCTGTTACAAGAAGCAATGTTTTAGAGCTACTGTTTTTTAATAGTTTAATGCTCCCCTTTATGGCAGCTAAAAGATCTGTACCTTTAGCAGTAATCGTTTCAGACTTTAAACGATTCAATAAAAAATTTAATGCATCTTTGTCTGTTGTAAGAGGGGCTACTATAAATGAAGCAGAGGTAAAGCCGACTATTGCTACTCTTCCAGCCGGTAATTGTGGGAGAATCTCTTTTATCTTCTGCTTGGCAAAAGCAAGACGATTTGGGAAAAAGTCACGTGCCTGCATAGAAAGGGAGAGGTCAATAGCAATCACAATATCAGTACCACTCACTTTAACCCTTTCTTCACCTTTTTCAATAACAGGTTGAGCCAAAGCAAGTGTCATAAAGAAAAAAGCTATAAAAATTAATACATTATGTCCTGTTCTACCAAGTCCATCTCCACTAATTCGAAGCTTTTCAAGTGTTTTTGGCTCAAAAATCCGCTCTAATGCATCTCTATTTGTACTAATGAGATAGATCAATACTCCAGCCGGTATCAGCATAAGATATAAAAATTCAGGATAGAGAAATCTCATACTTCACTCCGATTCAATAAAAAAAGATAAAACAGAAGTGACAAACTGGCAACAAATAGAGGATAAATATACAGATAGGTTATTTCTATAACAGGTTCTTGTTTGACCAATGATGGCTCAAGCTTGTTAATTGTTTCATAAACCTTTTTTAGCATTTCTGGATTTTCAGCAGAAAAAAATTCTCCTCCTGTATCTTTAGCTAACTCTTTTAAAAGAATCGGATCATAATCTTTTAATCGTCCAACACCTATAGTGTATAGTTTAATTCCATACTGTTTAAGAAGTTTTTTGGCAATTTGCAAAGGAATTTTACCTGCACTGTTTCGTCCATCTGTCAATAAAACTGCAACTTTTGTTTTTGCTTCAGAATTTTTCAACAGTTTAGCAGCCATAGCAATTGCATCATATATTGCTGTTCTTTCACCAGCCATACCTACTTCAAGATAAGGAATCATCTCTTTTAAAACAGCATGATCAAAAGTTACCGGCGAAGCAATATAAGCAAACTCTCCAAAAACAATAAGACCTAAGCGATCATATTTACGGGCTTCAATAAAGTTTTTTAAGATGAGTTTGAGTGTCTCAAACTTATTCTCACTCCTTAATATAGAAAATCCTTCATCCATTGAGCGGCTGGCATCGATAATAAGTACCATATCACGCCCTAAAGAGTGAGATGGAGTAAACTCTTTCTCTATTACCGGAGAGGCAAGTGCTGCAACAAGACCGCTCCATGCCATCCATTTAAAAGCTTGCATTAAACTACGCTTTTTTGAAACCTTTGCAACTCTGTTAATATGAGGAAAATAGAGCAGATCAAGTCTCAATGGACACTTTTTCTCACAAAATAAAAAGAGAATCAAAAAAATAAAAACCCAAGGATACTCAAAGTGCATCGTGACTCATCTCTATAAATAGTTTAATATATCGTTTTGTTTCATCATCAAGAGGTGGAACATCTTTTTTATATTTATACTTTTCTAAACGAGGAATTAACTGCTCAAGTATCTCTTCTCTTCTTTTATCTTCTGCTAGTAATCTGCCATATTTTGTCATAATATAGGCAACTTTTTTGGAATTAGAGTAGTCCATTCTATCAAGTTCTCTTAACCACTCTATTCTAGGATTACTAGTTTTATGTTTTTGCCACCACTTCCAAATAAAAATTAAAACAGCAATAAAAACTACTATTGTAATACCTACAATAACAATAAAAAAATAGATAGAGATATCGGGAATAGGAAGCAACGGTTTTATATCTCGAATAGGCAACTCTTGCGGATTCACTATACACCTTTTCCAAATAGTTTTACAAGCTTTCCAAATGGATCTTCATCTGTATAGATTTTTATAAATCGTATTCGATGCTTATTCAAATGTCGATATAGTGCCTGTTCATTTTCAATAATCAACTTTTTATATTTAGCCACACTACCCTTGCCAAAATTGGTATTAATCGTTGCACCTGTCTCTGGATCAACCAAGTGAACATCTCCCAGTGGTAAAGGTTGCTCTTCAAATCTATCTCTAACTATTACAGCTATAACTTCATGCTTGCGACTAAGTAGTGAAATATCAACAGGAGCTAAAAAATCTCCAATTAAAAAGATAAGACTTCGTCTCTTTATACGAGAAAAGAGTTGTTGTAAACCATCTTGATAATCTGTCTGTTTGCCAAGCAGATTAAACGAATCAACTTTTTCAATAAATCGATTTACACCAAATATACGCTTAGTTGGACGCTCAATATTTTCTACTTTTTCTGATACTACTGCTCCGGTAAATAGATCACTATTTTTTACAGCAGAATACCCAACTATTGCAGCAACTTCAGTAACAACTTCTTGCTTAATTCGTTTTGTTCCAAAAAATAGACTTCCACCCATCATACAGGCAGCAACTATGCTCAGTTCTCTCTCTTCATGAAATAGCTTAACATATGGCTTTTGTAGTTTAGCTGTAATAGTCCAATCTATTTTACGAATATCATCACCTATTCTATACTCTCTAAGCTCACTAAAATCATACCCTTCACCATGAAAGAGAGATGGGTTGTTTCCAACCATTTCAGAAAAGACTTGCCGTTTAGTTTTTATCAAAAGAGTTTTAAGCCGTTTATTCACTTAATTGCCTTATGGAATAGCAACTGTTTCAAGAACTTTATCAATGATATAGTCAGAGTTAATCTCTTCAGCTTCAGCCTCATAACTCATAATAATACGATGACGCAAAACATCTTTAGCAACATATGCAATATCAACCGGAGAGACAAAATCCTTTCCACGAAGATATGCCCAAGCACGACTAGCTTTATAAAGATCAATAGAAGCTCGAGGGCTTGCCCCATACATAATCCACTTCTCAATTGACTCTAGCCCATAATTTTTAGGCTCACGGGTAGCAAAAATAAGATCAACTATATATTTTTCAACCTCTTCGTCAATATGAATAGATTTAACTTCTTCTTTCATTTTAAAAATATCATCTTTAGAGGCAACTTTATTAATCTCTCCCAAGGCTTCATTAGCAACACGTCTGGCAATCTTCAACTCTTCTTCAGGTGTATTATACCCGACAACCAATTTCATCATAAAACGGTCTAGCTGTGCTTCTGGAAGATTATAAGCACCCTCTTGTTCAACAGGGTTTTGTGTAGCAAGTACAAGAAAAGGAAGGTCTATTTTGAAACTCTCATCACCTATAGTAACCTGCTTCTCTTGCATTACTTCAAGAAGTGCTGACTGAACTTTTGCAGGAGCTCTGTTAATCTCATCAGCAAGAAGAAGATTTGTAAAGATTGGACCTTTTTTTATTTTAAAACTATTATTTTTAGGATCATAAATTTCTGCACCAATAATGTCACTGGGCAAAAGGTCAGGAGTAAATTGAACACGTTTAAAATTAAGACCAAGAGCTTTAGATAAAGCATTAACTGTAGTTGTCTTTGCCAAACCAGGAACACCTTCAAGTAATATATGTCCACTACAGGCTAAACCAATCAACAGCCCATCTATCATCTTATCTTGACCAACAACTACTTTTTTTATTTCACTACGTATCTTATCAACAACGTTTTCCATACTAACTCCATAAAAAAGACTAATAAGATTGTAGCT encodes the following:
- a CDS encoding AAA family ATPase; its protein translation is MENVVDKIRSEIKKVVVGQDKMIDGLLIGLACSGHILLEGVPGLAKTTTVNALSKALGLNFKRVQFTPDLLPSDIIGAEIYDPKNNSFKIKKGPIFTNLLLADEINRAPAKVQSALLEVMQEKQVTIGDESFKIDLPFLVLATQNPVEQEGAYNLPEAQLDRFMMKLVVGYNTPEEELKIARRVANEALGEINKVASKDDIFKMKEEVKSIHIDEEVEKYIVDLIFATREPKNYGLESIEKWIMYGASPRASIDLYKASRAWAYLRGKDFVSPVDIAYVAKDVLRHRIIMSYEAEAEEINSDYIIDKVLETVAIP
- a CDS encoding VWA domain-containing protein produces the protein MHFEYPWVFIFLILFLFCEKKCPLRLDLLYFPHINRVAKVSKKRSLMQAFKWMAWSGLVAALASPVIEKEFTPSHSLGRDMVLIIDASRSMDEGFSILRSENKFETLKLILKNFIEARKYDRLGLIVFGEFAYIASPVTFDHAVLKEMIPYLEVGMAGERTAIYDAIAMAAKLLKNSEAKTKVAVLLTDGRNSAGKIPLQIAKKLLKQYGIKLYTIGVGRLKDYDPILLKELAKDTGGEFFSAENPEMLKKVYETINKLEPSLVKQEPVIEITYLYIYPLFVASLSLLFYLFLLNRSEV
- a CDS encoding BatD family protein, with the translated sequence MLIRGSLIILFIFSSFLFGAGVKASIDENPIIAGESVEFAIEAEGEQVQFPKIEKIGEYRVTAEGSQRLERFEDNHNIVRWIKLYAFTPKKSVTIPSFDVFVDGKKAVTEPIFVQVKTNSQQHTNDFSIQIIADRAEAYIGQMVDVKVLFKEKRNVPVMNVDFVPIKFEDFWVKRVGKEKLYPEGDYLVHEIHYLFFPQKAGELTIGPAEVKVAVAKKMRDAFGFIVRKPKWFTIASSSLKLTVKPLSQNVNLIGNFKLIVQAEPKRVEAGKPVKLVVRVEAEGNIEDFNLPALHINGVTIYSEEPNLEQSYSRGIYSGSWEREYVLIAEKSFVIPSFSLKYFDPKIERVKEVKTKPIEVEVIGDSIQQKSNLNKVESVKQFKEEREMSLFYLLIPFLAGMGFMYLLMRLKGVINLDKNSSKPSKKQDMLQQLLPYLQVSKEAYDLAERFSSPDYNISKGDKKEFEKLMKRYKN
- a CDS encoding NfeD family protein, whose product is MEYFAENIFWWHWIVLGIVLIASEIILPSFIIIWFGIAAVIVGSIDYIFQTTFTNELFLWAIFSALLLGSWLKFFKRDEIVSRVGQSEGEYKNTSGVITEDLNDGRFRAHFELPILGDRIWIVESQNREKLSVGDKIKVSKVYGQIVKVFKIEGE
- a CDS encoding prephenate dehydrogenase, encoding MVVGIVGLGLMGGSMGLAVKNLEFIDKVVGIDHNQSHCESAVSLNLVDEIVDLEGLKQSDVIFLAIPVEGIINSLKNLIDIPPNTTIIDLGSTKAKIVENIPTQIRKNFVAAHPMTGTEKFGPTAALKNLYKDKIVVLCNLDESGEHQRNTAWRIFEEIGMKIVTMDAKEHDRHAAYISHLPHAISYALANAVMAQEDAKNILILAAGGFRDMSRLAKSSPVMWEEIFKQNKKNLLEAMDHFEEELKRCRELINNEEWESLHNWMKDANKLHDIL
- a CDS encoding DUF58 domain-containing protein, encoding MNKRLKTLLIKTKRQVFSEMVGNNPSLFHGEGYDFSELREYRIGDDIRKIDWTITAKLQKPYVKLFHEERELSIVAACMMGGSLFFGTKRIKQEVVTEVAAIVGYSAVKNSDLFTGAVVSEKVENIERPTKRIFGVNRFIEKVDSFNLLGKQTDYQDGLQQLFSRIKRRSLIFLIGDFLAPVDISLLSRKHEVIAVIVRDRFEEQPLPLGDVHLVDPETGATINTNFGKGSVAKYKKLIIENEQALYRHLNKHRIRFIKIYTDEDPFGKLVKLFGKGV
- a CDS encoding vWA domain-containing protein, producing the protein MRFLYPEFLYLMLIPAGVLIYLISTNRDALERIFEPKTLEKLRISGDGLGRTGHNVLIFIAFFFMTLALAQPVIEKGEERVKVSGTDIVIAIDLSLSMQARDFFPNRLAFAKQKIKEILPQLPAGRVAIVGFTSASFIVAPLTTDKDALNFLLNRLKSETITAKGTDLLAAIKGSIKLLKNSSSKTLLLVTDGGDVENIDPIVSLLKKESVRPIIWMVATQKGAPLPMEKFSKKSKDLVLSKANRRLKRVADECDGLYVEATISQRDEKKIEEYLKQLSNVSKTYEKVVNKRIQLFYYPLALALLILPFGIYSIGRGSQSALLLFFISLSYQKVDAGILDFQLIEDGKKTYKEGDYKRSVKAFEELSIHNPRSEVWFNLGNSYYKSGRYKMALNAYSKVVTKDLKIEKAKLYNMANCYVKLGELEKAALFYQKVLKLGNDEDAKANLALVLKALKEKKKQDKKSSYKGKNKEKNRNKSSSEASVSKENSSKPGALKNRVKKRELSQAEEKKWMQLIENQPLKSKLYPLTPPESKENVNPW
- a CDS encoding SPFH domain-containing protein, which encodes MPQFSIAIALVVALFVVVLFSVRIVPQGEEWVVERLGKFKKVIKPGLNIIIPFIDSIRDKITTRDIILDVAKQEVITKDNAVIIANAVAFMKITDPVKALYGVEDFKLAIRHIIMTTLRSIIGEMKLDEALSNREMIKTRLRDQIVDNVADWGITVKTVELQDIIPSSTMKQAMEQQAAAERERRAIETIAEGRKNAMILDADGKLESARREALAQIRLAEASAEAINSITSSIKGEPVGAMFLLGDRYISTLRKLSKSENSKLIVYPADLQESIKGIFRNFKL